CGCGCCTGCGGGCGACTAAACCGCCAATCTCCAGCGGCGATCCACCAAGGTTGACGCTACCCATCCGGCTGAAGTTAGGGTACCCTAATTTGTATTGCCGCGGAGATTGCCAACGAACCTGCAAGCGGCTGAGCACGTTTGACGATGCCTGAGAAGGCTTAGGAGGAGTTGTGCCAAAAACCTGGATGGACACCCTGTTCCTGCCGACGCGCTGGGGTGGAACGTTCCCGTTCCCGCACCAGGCCGCGTTCGCATTGGACAACCCGCTGCGGCGGCGCATCGACAACCCAGCCGAGACTGTCGACGCCCTCGACCTGACCGGGAACGAACGCGTGCTGGAAGTCGGCCCAGGCCCAGGGTTCTTCAGCGTCGAGATCGCGCGACGGCTCGACACCGGACGTCTGGAACTCTTCGACATCCAGCCGCAGATGCTGGAGAAGTCGCGCCGCAAACTCGACCACGCTGGCTGTGCCAACGTGGGGTTTCACGCCGGCCAGGCCGGTGACGGACTTCCCTTTCCGGACAACTCTTTCGACGCCGCCTTCCTGGCCAGTGTGATCGGAGAGGTGCCGGACAAGGCCCAATGCGTGCGGTCGCTGCACAGCGTGCTCAAGCCTGGCGGCCTGCTGGTGTTCCGCGAGACCTTCTCCGACCCCGACCGATTCGATGCCGACGAACTGCGCGAGCTTGCCGAGCCGGCAGGCTTCAAGTTCGTCGACACCACCGGCTCGGCATGGCGCGACATCATCCGGTTCCGTAAGCCGTCCTGAACCAATGTGCCTGTCGTCAAGGAACTTTAGCGACAATGTTGGTCATCACGATCTCGGACACCGATTCGGTGAACCCGCAGTAGGTGACTTCCAGCAAGACCACCGACAGCACCCGGTAATCACGGCCGCAATTGCCCGGCCGCATCTGCAGCGAGTCGGCGTCGGACTGCCAGTTCTCCACCAACAGTGAGCCCATCGAGCTTGTCGCGCATTGCCCCACCGTGGCCACCAGCGCCCCGAAGGCTCGCCGCGCCGCGTCGTTGTCGAGGTAGCTGGCTGCCCCCTCGGAGATCAGCCGGCCGCCGGGTGGATCTTGGAACGTGGTTTTGTGGAACGCCTTGACCTCGGGCCCGAAGGTCGCGGTTTCGGCGAACACGAAGCGGCACTCCGGCGGTGCGGTGGCTGCCAGGTTCTCGACATCCACCGGGTAGCTGCCGTCCATCGACGGGATGATGGTCAGATGCTCACCCGCGCCGGTGATCGCGCGCATCCGCGACTGGTCCAGCAGCACCGCGCCGGCGTCCAGGACACCGACTGGGATGGCGCCGAACGGCAACGTCGCTTCACCGTCCACTACCCGGGTGCAAGCCGACATCAGCAAAACCACCAGACACAGCAGCAGTCTTGCCATCGGCCACCTTTCCAGGTCGAACCTACCTGCGCCGGCCGGCCGTAAACACCCCTGCTGAGCGGTCGCCGAGGTGATCTCGAATACGGTTGCCCGGTGAGTGTTTTCGCAACCGGTACCGGGATCGGATCGTGGCCCGGCACGGCGGCCCGACCCGCCGCCGAGGTGGTAGTCGGCGAGCTGGCGGACGCGATGGCCCATCTGGTCGAGTTGCCGGCCAGGGGAGTGGGCACCGACCTGCTGGGACGGGCCGGCGCGCTGTTGGTCGATGTGGCCATCGACACAGTGCCGCGCGGCTACCGTATCGCCGCACGCCCGGGCGCGGTGACGCGCCGGGCGCGCAGCGCGCTCGACGAGGACATGGACGCGCTGGAAGAGGCTTGGGAGACGGCGGGCCTGCGCGGCGGCGACCGGGTGGTCAAGGTGCAGGCTCCCGGGCCGGTCACGCTGGCCGCGGGGCTAGAGCTGAGCAACGGGCACCGCGCGATCACCGACCCAGGCGCGCTGCGCGACCTGGCTGCCTCCCTGGCCGAAGGGGTGGCCGCCCACCGCGCGACACTGTCGCGACGTCTCGACTCTCCGGTGGTGGTGCAGTTCGACGAGCCCACGCTGCCGGCCGCCTTGGGGGGTGCGCTGAGCGGCGTTACGGCGCTGAGCCCGGTTCGCCCGCTGGATGAGGCGGCGGCCGCCGCTGTGCTGCAAAACTGCGTCGAGACGGTCGGCGCCCCCGTATTGGTCCATTGCTGCGCCCCTAGCATCCCGTGGAGTCTGTTGCAGCGCGGTGCAATCAGCGCGGTCTCTGTGGATGCCGGGACACTGCGGGCCGACGACCTGGAACGCCTCGCCGAATTCATCGACTCCGGCCGTGCCGTGGTGCTGGGCGTGGTTCCCGCCACCGTGCCCGACCGCAGGTTGTCGGCCGAGGAGGTGGCGCTTTCTGTGGTCGCGGTGACCGACCGGCTCGGCTTCGCCCGCGCCGCATTGCGCGAGCGCATCGGCGTCAGTCCAGCCTGCGGGCTGGCAACCGCGACGCCGCAATGGGCACGCACCGCCATCGGTTTGGCCCGTGAGGCCGCAGAAGCATTCGTGTCGGATCCGGAAGCAATCTGAAGTTTCCGGCAATCGTCGATATCGACCTGTTCAGCACCGATGCCACGTCGCCTCACTTTCCTCGCGATGCGGAGTCTTAAAGAGCAACCTTTCACCCTGGCGAGACCCCGACGGAGTGCGGCTCACCATCGTGGAGTCCGGGTTCGACGCCATTCCGCAAGCGCGGAGCGACGACGCGTTCGAGGTCAATGCCGAAGGCTGGACCATTCAGGTCGATCTCGTGCGCCGGTACGTTACCCAGTGAACGCCGTCGAAGCCCTGGTATTCGACGCACTCGGTGACCCCAATCGCCTGCAAATTGTCGTACGGTGGTGTGACCGCGGCCCGGGCTTGAAATCGCAAGTGATACAAGTACTTCCGGTTACCCGCCAAGCTGCCAGCAAGTATCTGCAGTTGTTGGAGTCGGCCGGGCTGGTCACCAGCCGCCGGCGCGGACGCGAACGCGTCTGGACCGTGCAGACCGAACGGCTGGCGAGCGTCTAGCGCAGTTGTCGCGCCGCTGGGACGCCGCGCTGGAACGGTTGCGCGGGTTCGTAGCAGACGATGCTGTCGGCGACGTCCGATAGCCTGCCAGGGTGACTTCGCCCGACGTGCTGCGCGAGTGGCAAGACCTGGCTGAGGAGGTTCGCGAACACCAGTTCCGCTACTACGTGCGCGACGCCCCGATCATCACCGACGCGGAGTTCGACCAGCTGCTGCGACGGCTGGAGGCCCTCGAGACCGAGCACCCCGAGCTGCGCACCCCCGACTCGCCCACCCAGCTGGTCGGCGGCGCCGGGTTTGCGACGGATTTTGAGCCGGCCGACCATCTCGAACGGATGCTCAGCCTGGACAACGCGTTCAGCACCGAGGAATTGGCCGCCTGGGCCGCGCGCATCCACGCCGAGGTCGGCGACGCCGCCACCTACCTGTGCGAACTCAAGATCGACGGCGTCGCGCTGTCGCTGGTCTACCGCAACGGTCGGCTGAGCAGGGCAGCGACCCGCGGGGACGGACGCACCGGTGAGGACGTCACCAACAATGCCCGCACCATCGACGACGTACCGGCGCGGCTCACCGGCACCGACGAGTATCCGGTGCCCGACGTGCTCGAGGTGCGCGGCGAGGCCTTCTTTCAAGTGGCTGACTTCCAGGCGCTCAACGCCAGCCTGGTCGAGGAAGGCAAGGCGCCGTTTGCCAACCCCCGCAACAGCGCGGCGGGCTCACTGCGCCAAAAGGACCCGGCCGTTACCGCGCGGCGCAAGCTGCGGATGATCTGTCACGGCCTGGGGCATACCGAAGGCTTCCGCCCGACCACCCAGCACGGCGCGTACCTGGCGCTCAAAGCATGGGGGTTGCCCGTCTCCCAGCACACCACCCTGGTCGACAGCCTGGACGGCGTGCAGGAGCGCATCGACTACTGGGGCGAACACCGTCATGAGGTCTCCCACGAAATCGACGGCGTGGTGGTCAAGGTCGACGAGGTCGCTTTGCAGCGCCGGCTCGGTTCCACGTCGCGGGCGCCGCGCTGGGCCATCGCCTACAAGTACCCGCCCGAGGAAGCGCAGACCAGGCTGCTCGACATCCGCGTCAACGTCGGGCGCACCGGGCGGGTCACCCCATTCGCCTTCATGGAACCGGTCAAGGTGGCCGGCTCCACCGTCGCGCAGGCCACGCTGCACAACGCCTCGGAGGTCAAACGCAAAGGCGTGCTGATCGGCGACACCGTGGTGATCCGCAAGGCCGGCGACGTGATACCGGAAGTGCTCGGACCCGTCGTCGACCTGCGAGACGGCTCCGAACGCGAATTCGTCATGCCTACAACATGTCCCGAGTGCGGGACCGCCCTGGCCCCGGAGAAGGAAGGCGATGCCGACATCCGCTGCCCCAACAGCCAGCGCTGCCCGGCGCAGCTGCGGGAACGGGTGTTCCATGTCGCCAGCCGCAGCGCCCTGGACATCGAGGGCCTGGGATACGAGGCCGGGGTGGCGTTGCTGGGCGCCGGGGTCCTCGACAGCGAGGGCGACCTGTTCGACCTCACCGAAGACGACCTGCTGCGCACCGACCTGTTCCGCACCAAGGCTGGCGGTTTGTCGGCCAACGGCAGACGGCTGCTGGCCAACCTCGGCAAGGCCAAGGCCGCACCGTTGTGGCGGGTGCTGGTAGCGCTGTCGATACGCCATGTCGGGCCGACCGCCGCGCGCGCCCTGGCCACCGAGTTTGGTGACCTGCAGGCAATTCAGGACGCCTCGACCGAAGAACTGGCGGCCGTGGAGGGCGTCGGAGCCACCATCGCGGCCGCGGTCACCGAATGGTTTACCGTCGACTGGCACCGCGACATTGTCGACAAATGGCGCGTGGCGGGAGTGCGAATGGCCGACGAGCGCGACGACAGCGTGCCGCGCACCCTGGCCGGCCTGACGATCGTGGTGACCGGCTCACTGCCCGGCTTCTCCCGCGACGAGGCCAAGGAGGCGATCGTGTCGCGGGGCGGGAAAGCGGCGGGCTCGGTGTCGAAGAAGACCTCCTACGTGGTGGCCGGCGACTCGCCGGGGTCGAAATACGACAAAGCCGTCGAACTCGGGGTGCCGATTCTCGATGAGGATGGTTTCCGAAAGTTGTTGCAGCACGGCCCTGCTCAGGAAGCTAGTGCGGACCCGCCGGACACCGAGGAGCAACAGTAGCTGGCCGTCACGGGATTGTTCGGAGGACCAAGTGGTTCACCGGTATGACGAACCCGCGACAGGCTCTATGGTGGGCGTTATGACCCAGACTGCCGACCGGACCGTGCAGGCGCCGCCGTGGTCGCCGCGCGAGGCCGAGTTGTTGGCGGCGACGTTGCAGCTGCTGCAGGAGCACGGCTACGACGGGTTGACGGTCGACGCCGTCGCAAGTGCCGCCCGTGCCAGCAAGGCCACGGTGTATCGCCGCTGGCCGTCGAAAGCCGAGTTGGTACTGGCCGCGTTCACCGAAGGAATTCGCCAAGTCGCCGTCCCGCCCAATACCGGTTCGCTGCGCGGCGACCTGCTCAAGCTCGGCGAGATCTGCTGCGAGCACGCCTGCACGCAGGCCGGCGCGATGCGTGCGGTGCTCGCCGAAATATCCCGTCAGCCCGCGCTCAACGACGCCCTGCAGCACCAATTCATCGATCAGCGGGAAGCTCTGATGAAGCACATACTGCGCCAGGCGGTCCAGCGGGAAGAGATCGCTGAGTCGGCTATCACTGCCGAACTCTGGGACCTGTTGCCCGGATATCTCATCTTCCGGTCCGTCATCCAGGGCCGCCCGCCCACCCGGCGCACGGTGCAGGCGCTGGTCGACAACTTCATCCTGCCCGGCCTCGCCCGCTCCACGGGGTAGCGTGTCCGGCCCCGACCAAAAGAGTACGGCCGCGTCTATTGTGCAGTACTGTTCAGTACCGTAGGGTCATAGCCAACGATCACGCGCAGGGTGATTCCCTGGACTGGTGGTATCGCCAGATCGTCGAAAGGTCAACGGGTGGAAATGGTTTCACCTTCAAGGGTCGTCAGGCGGGGGTGGATGATGATCGTCGCCGTAGTCGTCCTGGTAACGGCGGGGTTCGCCATTTACCGCCTGCACGGGATCTTTGGTGCGCATCACAAAGAGGCGGCAAACAGCGGCATCTCCAACCAGATCGTGCCGTTCAATCCCAAGAACGTTGTCCTCGAAGTCTTCGGTGCGCCCGGTGCGGTCGCCACCATCGGCTACCTCGACGTCAACGCCCAGCCGCAACAAGTTGCCAACGCGCCGCTGCCCTGGTCCATCACGCTCACCACCACCGAACCCGCGGTGCTGGGAAACGTTGTGGCACAGGGTAACGGCAGCTTCCTGGGTTGCCGTATCACCGTGGATGGCAAGGTCAAAGACGAACGGACCGTGCATACCCACGACGCCTACACCTTCTGCCTGGACAAATCCGGATGAGCGAGACTACGTCGACCTCGAGTACCGAGAAGCTGCCGCGCATACCGCACGCCATCCGCCGGTTGTCGGTGCCGATCCTGCTGCTGTGGATCGCGCTGGCTGCGGTCACCAACGCGGCGTTCCCGCAACTGGAGGAAGTCGGCAAGACCCACAACGTCGCGCTCAGTTCGCCGGACATGGCGTCGTTGCAGGCCACCAAACGAATCGGCCAGGCATTCAAGGAATTCGACACCGACAGCACCGCGATGGTCGTCCTGGAGGGTGACAACCCCCTGGGCGCCGAAGCGCATCACTACTACGACACGTTGATCCGCAAGATCGAGCAGGACCACAAACACGTCCAGCACGTCCAGGACTTCTGGGGAGACACGCTGACCGCGGCGGGATCGCAGAGCACCGACGGCAAGGCGGCCTATGTGCAGCTGAATCTGGCCGGAGACCAAGGCTCCGCGCTGGCCAACGAATCCGTCGGCGCCGTGCGCGACATCGTCGAACACACCCCGGCGCCGGCCGGAATCAAGACCTATGTCACCGGGGCGGCGCCGATCATCTCCGACCAGTTCGACGTGGGCAGCAAGGGAACTGCCAAGGTCACCTCGATCACCGTCGGTGTGATCGCCTTGATGCTGCTGTTTGTCTACCGGTCATTTATGACCATGCTGCTGGTGCTGGTGACGGTGCTGATCGAAATGGCCGCCGCTCGCGGCATCGTCGCCGTTCTCGGCAACGCCGGGATCATCGGCCTGTCGACCTACGCGACCAATCTGCTGACCCTGCTGGTTATCGCTGCGGGAACCGACTACGCGATCTTTGTCGTCGGCCGCTACCAAGAATCCCGAACGGCAGGTGAGGATCGAGAAGCCGCCTACTACACCATGTTTCGCGGGACGGCCCACATCGTGCTGGGTTCGGGGCTGACGGTGGCGGGCGCGGTGTTCTGCCTGAGTTTCACCCGGCTTCCTTATTTCCAGAGCCTCGGTATTCCCGCGGCGCTGGGCATTCTCGTCGCACTCGCGGCCGCACTCACCCTGTCGCCGGCCGTGCTGACCCTGGGCGCCGCCGCGGGCATGTTCGAACCCAAACGCAAAATGCGGACCCGTGGCTGGCGGCGTATCGGCACCGCCATTGTCCGCTGGCCCGGCCCGGTTCTGACCGTGGCCTGCGCCCTGGCCTTCGTCGGCCTGCTCACCCTGCCCGGCTACAAGACCAGCTACGACACCCGGCCCTATATGCCGGCCAGCGCACCAGCCAACGTCGGATACGCTGCGGCCGAACGACATTTCTCGAGGGCGCGGCTGGAGCCCGAGTTGCTGATGATGGAAACCGATCGCGACATGCGCAACCCAGCTGACATGCTGGTTCTTGACCGGGTGGCCAAGGCGGTGTTCCACGTGCCCGGCATCGCGCAGGTCCAAACCATCACCAGGCCATTGGGCACTCCGCTCACCCACACCTCGCTGGCGTTTCAGATGAGCGCGCAGAGCGCCAACCAGATCGAAAACCTGCAATACCAACGAGACCGGGCTGACGACATGTTGCGGCAGGCCGGCGAGTTGTCGAACTCGATCGACATTCTGCGCCAGCAGTACACCCTGCAGCAGGACTTGGCGACCATCACGCACAGCGAAGCGCAGAGCTTCCGCGACACGGTCGCCACCATGAACGACCTGCGCGACAAGATCGCCAACTTCGACGACTTCTTCCGGCCCCTGCGCAACTACTTCTATTGGGAGAAACACTGTTTCGACATCCCGGCCTGCTATGCGATCCGATCGGTGCTGGACGCGTTGGACGGTATCGACCAGCTCACCTCGAAGTTCGAAGACCTCACCGCGACGTTGGGCAAACTCGATGCGCTGCAACCGAAACTGGTGGCGCTGATACCCCAGCAGATCGCCAGCCAGCAGACCAACCACGACCTGACGATGACGAATTATGCGACGCTGTCCGGAATTTACGCGCAGACCGCAGCCGCCATCGAAAACGCCACAGCGCTCGGACGTGCGTTCGACGAAGCCAAGAACGACGATACGTTCTACCTGCCGCCGGAGGTCTTCACCAACCCCGAGTTCAAGCGCGGCCTCAAGCTGTTCCTCTCACCCGACGGCAAGGCCGTCCGGATGATCGTCACTCATGAAGGCGATCCGGCTACGCCGGAAGGTATTTCACACATCGAACCGATCAGAAAAGCCGCCCACGAAGCGGTCAAGGGGACCCCGCTGGCCGATGCACGGTTCTACCTGGGCGGTACCGCGTCCACCTACGCCGACGTGCAGGAGTCCGCTAAGTACGACCTGATGATCGCCGGAATCGCCGCACTGAGCCTGATTCTGCTGATCATGATGCTGCTGACGCGAAGCCTGGTCGCGGCGCTGGTGATCGTCGGAACGGTGGCCCTGTCGCTGGGCGCGTCGTTCGGGTTGTCGGTGCTGGTGTGGCAGTACATGTTCGGCATCAAGCTGTACTGGGTGGTGCTGGCGCTGGCCGTCATCCTGCTGCTGGCGGTGGGGTCGGACTACAACCTGCTGCTGATATCCCGGTTCCGGGAAGAGATCGGCGCCGGGCTGAAGACCGGGATCATCCGCGCGATGGCCGGGACCGGTTCGGTGGTTACGTCCGCGGGCCTGGTATTCGCAGTCACCATGTGCGCGTTCCTGTTCAGTGGATTTCAGGTGCTCGGTCAGATCGGCACCACAATCGGGCTCGGGCTACTGTTCGACACGCTGATCGTGCGATCGTTCATGACGCCGTCGATCGCGACGTTGCTAGGGCGGTGGTTCTGGTGGCCGCAGCGGGTGCGCCCGCGTCCGGCCAGCTCGATGCTGCGACCCTACGGGCCGCGTCCCGCGGTGCGGCAGCTGCTGCTCTGGGAGGACGACGACCCGGTGGCGATGTCCGGAAAAGCCGGCTGAGGGCTAACCGGTTGAGCGGTTTGCGATGGTCCCGTTCGCCGACGGGGGCGCCGCCCGATCAGCGCAGCATGGTGGCCACGATCCCGGCCAGGTAACCCAACCGGGCGACCTCGGAAGGACGGAATTCAGGGCCGGGGCGACCCAGCACCACCGCGGTGTGCGGGTCTCCCAGCGGGGCCGCGACCATGGTCATGTCCATGTCACGCCATGCCTTCGGCACCCACTCGCCGTCGCTGTCCAGCGGCACGGCCCGCTCGAGTGGCAGCCACGGTGCCGAATCCGCCTTGGTCTCCGGGGCGCCCGGACTAGCGGCCAGGCGATGCAGCTCGCCGCCCGCGCTGCGCAACACCGTGCACCAGCTGACGCGCAGCACCCGCGGCGCCTGGTCGGCCAGCGTCTGCAGCTTCGACGCCCGATCGCCGGCCGCGGCGACATGGTCGAGCAGCTCCAGCTCACGGTGTGCCTCCAGCAGACCGGTGTGCGGACGGACGCTGTCCACTCGCACGCCGGTCAACGCCTCGGCGGCCGTGATCAGCGTGTCCGGCATCGCGCCTGGGGGCAGCTCGATCACCAGGTCGTCGATCGCGTACCCGGCCGCGCGCTCCACCACGTCCAACGACAGAATGTCGGCGCCCACCGAGCCCAGCGCCACAGCGAGCGACCCCAGGCTGCCTGGTCGGTCGATCAACTCGATGCGCAACAGGTATGAGGGCACGGCCAACACTGTTGCACAGCGGCGCGCGCGTGGCATATCGGCGGGGACGGGCGTGACCTTCGGCGGTCCCGGCGTCGGCCGCATCCGTTGGTCCCTACTAGGCTTTTCGCTCGTGTCCCAGATCTCCCGCGACGAGGTGGCCCACCTGGCCCGGCTGGCCCGGCTGGCGCTGACCGACGACGAGCTGGACAGCTTCGCCGGCCAGCTCGACGCCATCATCAGCCACGTCAGCCAGATTCAAGCCGTTGACGTCACCGGTGTCGAGGCCACCGACAATCCCCTCAAAGACATCTTCCGAAACCTCGATGTCACCCGGCCGGACGAACCCCGGCCGTCCCTGACCCAGCCAGAGGCGCTCGCCGCCGCGCCCGAAGCCGTCGATGGGCGCTTCGCCGTACCGCAGATCCTCGGGGAGAGTCAGTGACGGACATCATCCGGCTCGACGCGGCCACGCTGGCCGCCAAGATCGCGGCCAAAGAATTGTCATCCACCGAGATCACCCAGGCTTGCCTGGACCAGATCGCGGCGACCGACGACCGGTACGGCGCCTTCCTGCACGTGGCCGCCGACGCCGCGCTAGCGGCCGCGGCCGCCGTCGACGAGAAGGTGGCCGCCGGCGAGCAGCTGCCCTCGGCGCTGGCCGGGGTGCCGTTGGCCCTCAAAGACGTGTTCACCACCGTCGACATGCCCACGACCTGCGGCTCCAAGATCCTGGAAGGCTGGCGCTCGCCCTACGACGCCACGTTGACCACGCGGCTCCGCCGGGCCGGCATCCCGATTCTGGGCAAGACCAACATGGACGAGTTCGCGATGGGCTCGTCCACCGAGAACTGCGCCTACGGCGTCACCCGCAACCCCTGGGATGTCGAGCGTGTTCCCGGCGGTTCCGGCGGGGGCAGCGCGGCGGCGCTGGCCGCGTTCCAGGCGCCGCTGGCGATCGGTTCGGACACCGGGGGCTCCATCCGTCAACCGGCCGCGCTGACCGCGACCGTGGGCGTCAAACCCACCTACGGGACTGTGTCTCGCTACGGGCTGGTCGCGTGCGCATCGTCACTGGATCAGGGCGGGCCGTGTGCGCGCACCGTCCTGGACACCGCGCTGCTGCACCAGGTGATCGCCGGGCACGACCCGTGCGACTCCACATCCGTCGACGCGCAAGTGCCCGACGTCGTCGCCGCTGCCCGAGCCGGCGCCGGCGGCGACCTCGATGGCGTGCGGGTCGGCGTGGTGCGCCAGCTGCACAGCGGCGAGGGCTACCAGGCCGGGGTGCTGGCCTCATTCGAGGCCGCCGTCGAACAGCTCAAGGAACTGGGCGCGGAGGTCAGCGAGGTCGACTGCCCGCACTTCGATTACGCGCTGCCCGCCTATTACCTGATCCTGCCGTCGGAAGTGTCGAGCAACCTGGCCCGCTTCGACGCGATGCGTTACGGGCTGCGAGTTGGCGACGACGGCACCCACAGTGCCGAGGAAGTGATGGCGATGACGCGGGCCGCCGGCTTCGGGCCAGAAGTCAAGCGCCGCATCATGATCGGCACCTACGCGCTGTCGGCAGGCTACTACGACGCCTACTACAACCAGGCGCAGAAGGTACGCACCCTGATCGCCCGGGACCTCGATGCGGCGTACCAGTCCGTCGACGTCCTGGTTTCTCCGGCAACCCCGACTACCGCGTTCCGGCTCGGTGAGAAGGTCGACGACCCGCTGGCGATGTACCTGTTCGACCTTTGCACGCTGCCACTGAACCTTGCCGGCCACTGCGGCATGTCGGTGCCGTCGGGGCTGTCCCCGGACGACGGTCTGCCAGTGGGCCTACAAATCATGGCACCCGCATTGGCCGACGACCGGATCTACCGGGTTGGCGCTGCCTACGAAGCTGCCCGCGGCGTACTGCCCACCGCGGTCTAGTCCGTCTGCTCGCGCTATCCGTCCCTCCGCAGGGCAAGATATGGGGCATGCGCATCGGAGTACTCACGGGCGGCGGCGACTGTCCCGGCCTCAACGCAGTCATTCGGGCGGTAGTGCGTACTTGCGACGCGCGGTACGGCTCCTCGGTGGTCGGGTTCCAGGACGGCTGGCGGGGTCTACTGGAAAACCGGCGCATGCAGCTCAAGAACGACGACCGCAACGACCGCCTGCTGGCCAAGGGCGGCACCATGCTGGGCACCGCGCGCGTGCACCCCGACAAGCTGCGCGCCGGGCTGGACCAGATCAAGGAAACCCTGGACGAGAACGGCATCGACGTACTCATCCCGATCGGCGGTGAGGGCACGCTGACCGCAGCGCACTGGCTCTCTCAGGAAAACGTTCCGGTGGTCGGCGTCCCCAAGACCATCGACAACGACATCGATTGCACCGACGTCACTTTCGGCCATGACACCGCATTGACGGTGGCCACCGACGCTATCGACCGTCTGCACAGCACCGCCGAATCCCACCAGCGGGTCATGCTGGTCGAGGTGATGGGCCGGCACGCCGGATGGATTGCGCTGAACGCCGGCCTGGCGTCCGGTGCACATATGACGCTGATCCCCGAGCAGCCGTTCGACGTCGAGGAAGTGTGTCGACTAGTGAAACGTCGTTTCCAGCGCGGAGATTCGCATTTCATTTGTGTGGTCGCCGAGGGCGCCAAGCCCGTGGAGGGCTCAATCGCATTGCGCGAGGGTGGGCTTGACGAGTTCGGTCACGAGAAGTTCACCGGCGTGGCGGCGCAACTCGGCGCCGAGGTGGAGAAGCGGATCAACAAGGACGTGCGAGTGACGGTGCTCGGTCACGTCCAGCGCGGGGGTTCGCCCACGGCCTACGACAGGGTGCTGGCCACCCGGTTCGGGGTCAACGCCGCCGACGCGGCGCATGCCGGGGAGTACGGGCAGATGGTGTCGCTGCGCGGTCAGGACATCGGGCGGGTGGCGTTGGGTGACGCCGTGCGGCAACTCAAGTTGGTGCCCGAGAGCCGTTACGACGACGCCGCAGCCTTCTTCGGTTGACATTGGCGGCGGCCGTTAGCCATCCCTTTGTCCGGGCTTAAACCTCGAGCAGGTTTTTGTTTTATAAGAACCGGTTATAGGTCATATATGAGTAACCGCGGTCGGGTGCGCGGAACCCTCGAGCAGGCGCCCAAGCCGGTGTGGCGGGAGCCGCATGCCTGGTGGGTCAATGTGGACACCGGTGCCGCGACTGAGCCACAACCCTGCCGTCGAGATCGGCAAATGCCCAGCTTAGGGGCTTCTCAGCCGCCGCCCACGGCGGCTGCCTCGGCACCTCCCACGTTGGCGCCGCCGGCGCCGGCAGTGACACCGCCGCCAATTCGCCGCGAACGTGGCGGACTGGCACTGGACGGTGTAGAACGCCTGACCGTCCGGGACCCGTCGCACCGCAGCTGGCGCGACTGCATCTCGCGCTACGCGGGCATCGACC
The nucleotide sequence above comes from Mycobacterium vicinigordonae. Encoded proteins:
- a CDS encoding RND family transporter; the encoded protein is MSETTSTSSTEKLPRIPHAIRRLSVPILLLWIALAAVTNAAFPQLEEVGKTHNVALSSPDMASLQATKRIGQAFKEFDTDSTAMVVLEGDNPLGAEAHHYYDTLIRKIEQDHKHVQHVQDFWGDTLTAAGSQSTDGKAAYVQLNLAGDQGSALANESVGAVRDIVEHTPAPAGIKTYVTGAAPIISDQFDVGSKGTAKVTSITVGVIALMLLFVYRSFMTMLLVLVTVLIEMAAARGIVAVLGNAGIIGLSTYATNLLTLLVIAAGTDYAIFVVGRYQESRTAGEDREAAYYTMFRGTAHIVLGSGLTVAGAVFCLSFTRLPYFQSLGIPAALGILVALAAALTLSPAVLTLGAAAGMFEPKRKMRTRGWRRIGTAIVRWPGPVLTVACALAFVGLLTLPGYKTSYDTRPYMPASAPANVGYAAAERHFSRARLEPELLMMETDRDMRNPADMLVLDRVAKAVFHVPGIAQVQTITRPLGTPLTHTSLAFQMSAQSANQIENLQYQRDRADDMLRQAGELSNSIDILRQQYTLQQDLATITHSEAQSFRDTVATMNDLRDKIANFDDFFRPLRNYFYWEKHCFDIPACYAIRSVLDALDGIDQLTSKFEDLTATLGKLDALQPKLVALIPQQIASQQTNHDLTMTNYATLSGIYAQTAAAIENATALGRAFDEAKNDDTFYLPPEVFTNPEFKRGLKLFLSPDGKAVRMIVTHEGDPATPEGISHIEPIRKAAHEAVKGTPLADARFYLGGTASTYADVQESAKYDLMIAGIAALSLILLIMMLLTRSLVAALVIVGTVALSLGASFGLSVLVWQYMFGIKLYWVVLALAVILLLAVGSDYNLLLISRFREEIGAGLKTGIIRAMAGTGSVVTSAGLVFAVTMCAFLFSGFQVLGQIGTTIGLGLLFDTLIVRSFMTPSIATLLGRWFWWPQRVRPRPASSMLRPYGPRPAVRQLLLWEDDDPVAMSGKAG
- a CDS encoding amino acid-binding protein, coding for MPSYLLRIELIDRPGSLGSLAVALGSVGADILSLDVVERAAGYAIDDLVIELPPGAMPDTLITAAEALTGVRVDSVRPHTGLLEAHRELELLDHVAAAGDRASKLQTLADQAPRVLRVSWCTVLRSAGGELHRLAASPGAPETKADSAPWLPLERAVPLDSDGEWVPKAWRDMDMTMVAAPLGDPHTAVVLGRPGPEFRPSEVARLGYLAGIVATMLR
- the gatC gene encoding Asp-tRNA(Asn)/Glu-tRNA(Gln) amidotransferase subunit GatC; the protein is MSQISRDEVAHLARLARLALTDDELDSFAGQLDAIISHVSQIQAVDVTGVEATDNPLKDIFRNLDVTRPDEPRPSLTQPEALAAAPEAVDGRFAVPQILGESQ
- a CDS encoding ATP-dependent 6-phosphofructokinase; the protein is MRIGVLTGGGDCPGLNAVIRAVVRTCDARYGSSVVGFQDGWRGLLENRRMQLKNDDRNDRLLAKGGTMLGTARVHPDKLRAGLDQIKETLDENGIDVLIPIGGEGTLTAAHWLSQENVPVVGVPKTIDNDIDCTDVTFGHDTALTVATDAIDRLHSTAESHQRVMLVEVMGRHAGWIALNAGLASGAHMTLIPEQPFDVEEVCRLVKRRFQRGDSHFICVVAEGAKPVEGSIALREGGLDEFGHEKFTGVAAQLGAEVEKRINKDVRVTVLGHVQRGGSPTAYDRVLATRFGVNAADAAHAGEYGQMVSLRGQDIGRVALGDAVRQLKLVPESRYDDAAAFFG
- the gatA gene encoding Asp-tRNA(Asn)/Glu-tRNA(Gln) amidotransferase subunit GatA, yielding MTDIIRLDAATLAAKIAAKELSSTEITQACLDQIAATDDRYGAFLHVAADAALAAAAAVDEKVAAGEQLPSALAGVPLALKDVFTTVDMPTTCGSKILEGWRSPYDATLTTRLRRAGIPILGKTNMDEFAMGSSTENCAYGVTRNPWDVERVPGGSGGGSAAALAAFQAPLAIGSDTGGSIRQPAALTATVGVKPTYGTVSRYGLVACASSLDQGGPCARTVLDTALLHQVIAGHDPCDSTSVDAQVPDVVAAARAGAGGDLDGVRVGVVRQLHSGEGYQAGVLASFEAAVEQLKELGAEVSEVDCPHFDYALPAYYLILPSEVSSNLARFDAMRYGLRVGDDGTHSAEEVMAMTRAAGFGPEVKRRIMIGTYALSAGYYDAYYNQAQKVRTLIARDLDAAYQSVDVLVSPATPTTAFRLGEKVDDPLAMYLFDLCTLPLNLAGHCGMSVPSGLSPDDGLPVGLQIMAPALADDRIYRVGAAYEAARGVLPTAV